The window gaatttcttaagtttgatttgaaatgaattttggtgTTATCAATGTTCATTTGgagtttcgagccttggaataggttcgtatcgttaTTTATGgattgcacacaaaatttggcatcattccgggatgtttaagcataattcggacgcgttcggcgaagttagaatatttgaaagtttaaagaaaggtttcgatcgttgattcgtagttttgatttttttttttggcatgatttgaggcttcgattGAGTCGGTATTGTGTTTTGGATTGTGTTGgtacgtttggatggggtcccaggggcctcgggttagAAACGGATTGAAACTTGGAATTGAGGACCACTTGTAGCTTGTGAAGTCTGGtctcatcgcacctgcggaaagagTGGCCACAGGTGCAGTCATGCAGGTGAGTAAGGGCTATCGCAGGTACGATTTTGGTAGAAGAGACgtgggagcgcaggtgcgaggagcGCAGAAGTGGAAGGAGCTGGGCGAGACTGAAGTCGCATAAGCAGAAGGGCTCTGCATGTGCGAGTGCGCATGAGCGAAGGttggaccgtagaagcggtcgcGCAGGGGCGGACTTTGGTTGTGAGAAGCGGATTTCCCTGGGCTTAGAGAGAACCGTACCTGTGATggatttgtccgcaggtgcggctagtGGTCCGCTGGCTTGAGGTGTTAGAATGACGTTGGAGCCGGTTgtagaacttcggagcgaggtaagtctcatgtctaaccttgtgaggggaaactaccccttcccCCTATATGTGATATAATTATTATGTATTAGTAATTTTAGgttctacgtacgcacgaagtgacgagagtccctacgtagctaaaatcatatttatgtccgggtagacttaggactttatcaaaCAATAATTGTATTATTTGAATCCAACTTGCTAGTTTAATTAcctgaatttataattgaaatttgattagtgtatgtatatatatatatatatagggactCTGcagagggtcgagcggcacgaaccatagatgcatctattatactgctgaggcgttcggcccgttccacaagaaataaaagaatttatcgaattacgagacacgtgtttaTAACAtagtacatgagcacaaagtgaatataacctttaccgtttctcaaataacttgtcGACAattcaaggtgataaggctcggcaTAACACGTGTTTATATATATGTTAGGCCTAGCCTTATCACCTTGAATTGTCgacaagttatttgagaaacggtaaaggttatattcactttgtgctcatgtaTTATGTTAtaaacacgtgtctcgtaatttgataatttcttttatttcttgtggaacgggccgaacgcctcagcagtataatagatgcatctatggttcgtgccgctcgaccctcgacagtgtacatattattctagATCGGGCCGAAAGAcgtcggcataatcgtgcgttatatcgctggcattcgaatattcacgagattttcCTTCTACTGATGCCTAGTATTTTATATAGTATTCCTCATccatttgatattggcacttaATACATCTGAGTTGTTCAGGTAGAATACATGACTGAGAAATTCATacctttaaaagaaatttttggaagattagataatttacagatttaccccattattgctgcgtgcttcatatctgcttatgatttactatattgctttattggacctctagtaagtgtcaatgtcgacccctcatcactacttctctggggttaggctagatacttactgggtacgcgttgatttacgtactcatactgcacttctgtactaaatgtgcaggatccgACATGTTCATCTGGTGGTCTTCTAGGCGCGTAGGCGcagctgttgaggagactttatggtgagctgcattccaggctacgcatcgcagccCACAGTGTttccatcgtactatttactttatcgtGTCTTATTTACactccggacagatgttgtattattattgtatttcttagtaaatgctcatgcacttgtgacaccgggttttgggatatgcTAGTTGTTGCTTACGGATTTATTTATCATTATCGCctttcatttattttataaactacTACTTATGTACGTTCCTGGGGATTTAAAAGTGTAAATTTTTATCcttaataaaatttatgatttcgaaagtaataaaatgagcaattaatgtgatagttcactgttggcttgcctaacggcgacattgggcgccatcacagcctatagtgagttttggatcgtgacagcttgactaactaaaaaaaaattagaactAAAATTGGTGGGGTGTGCCGGGCCAGGGATGTAGTGCAATGCTAAGGCGACACACGAAGATCTCACTAGCAAGCTATTGTGATAGACCTTCCCTCTTAAATATTGAGTTAATATCGTGTGAGTTGATAATTCACATATCACATATTAAACCGATAAGAACATATACTACACTTGATATTAGCCAAAAAAACCTAGAAAGGTATGTTTTTCCATGTTTTGCTTGAGCTCTTTTAAATCCCATTTCTTATATAGGAGCTCTCCTCCAGTCAATGTGGGATAAGATCTTTTATAATAGTAACTATAGTATACTGCATTTATACCAAATTCATCCCCTAGAAATTAGACATATTTAGGAagacttaaaactaaatctcaagTTCTTGTTTAAGATACTGCAGTAGCAGTTTATGTATTTTTTGCATATATATGATGATTCACCAATTTCTGATTTGTTTTAAGTATAACGCATTTTGTAGACGTAATTAGTCGTCTATCTTGATCAAAGATTAAAGAAAGAGTAACAAGGAAAAGGTGCCTAACTGAAAAAAGCTTTAAAGATACGAGTCATCTCTTGCTTTAGAATTTCGATACTAGTGGGCCTAAAACAGTAGATTCGTACGGGGTAAAATCGGTTCATATTAAATGCTCGAATGACAAAGTGATACGTGAAATCGGGGCAGACGAAAGATAAAGCGAGTGAAAACTGACACCGAGGACAACAATTTCGATTGGCATTGGGTAAATCACGAAGGGAACATTGTCAGCGAGAGCTAACAAATACTTGTCGCTAGATGatattcaatgaagaatattcctcaaTATTAAATACGCAGCCGTAAAAGAGAATTTATGCATTCATGACCTGCTGTACATATTCATCAATGCCTCccattattatcatttaagaggggcttaaTCCAAGAACCTTGTTCCCAAgttatagctataaatagtggcttcaacaaccattgtaacacacgaaaatctCTAACAAACTTATACTACACACTATTTCAAGCTAAATAATACCTTTATTTTTTGTGTAACATTATTCCTATTGCTGCCTTCGGAAGTCTTGCTCCCAGAACCAAGATATCTGTTGTTTTATATCGATTCCAACGCTAAGtttcatattttatttaattcatttattatttttgggatcaaACCAATTTGCTTGTCTACGAACCACGCcataaattcaactataccatTTTACGGATAAATAGTTTGGCGGTCACCGCGGGGCTTAGACAACTGTGTAATTGAGTTGATCTTTATATCTATCACTAAcctgtttgattctttgtttcttaGCAAAAATCATAAAACAGAAAGGGCATCTAATGATGTCAACATTGAACATAATGTGGAGGCACAAGAAAATCTGCCTCAACACGAGGATTCGATCAGTGACACCCGCAACGAGGAGGATGTAGCGACGCCGGTTCATGGAGGGCAATATCCCCCACATGTACGTGAGGCGACTCCTCATAATGCTTGAGACGAGCACGTTGCAAAAACGGTGAGGATCTTGAGAGAATAGCAAAAGCCATTATGGGTCGTCTCTCACGACAAGACCAGGCCATGACATAACTAAAGGAGGCGCTGTCAGGAGCTTCCAACAACGCGAATGGAAGAGGCCATATTCCTTCTGGCGCCCCCACAAATCAAACGGCACAAAGGGTTGATAACAACACCCCGAAGGGTGAGGTCGGCTTCAATGGGGCCGGGGGGATATGCTTCAAAATCGAGCTCTTGCAGTTCATGAGGGAAATGACCGAACGGATGGACTATAACGCGAGCGCATCACCAGATTGATtccgaagcggttcaaaatgtcAGACGTAccgaaatatgatgggacttcggacCCTTAGGAGCACATCGCCACCTATACAACGGAAGGTGAAAGGAAACGACTTACTGAAGAAGTTCAGAGAGACCCTCACGAAGGGAGCTTAACATGCTACTCCCTCTTACCCGAATACTCAATAGATTCCTTTTAGATGCTCACAGAATCTTTAATTAAGGCCCATGCCAGTGCTAGGAAAGTCCATGATCGGAAGGCAGACATATTCAGAATTTTACAATGAGAGTCTGAGTTGCTACGTGAATTCTTGATCAGGTTTCATAAAGAAAGAATGTTGTTATCGTTCGTGCCAGATGAATGAGCAGCTGAGGCATTTACTAAAAGGTTGAACCTGAGAAGCTCCGACACCTCCCGAAAACTGAACGAAAGCCTTCTCGAGTTCCAGGAAACTACATGGGCGAATGTCCATAACCGTTACGAATCAAAGATAAGAATAGAAGATGATCAGCTTTGGTTCTCGACAATAACTAAGGGTCGAGAAGGAAAGAAGAAGCATATAACTAGTATTAAAACCTTGTAATAGAATATGCTTGTTCGCCCCAAGCTCATCCTAGAGAACAGAAAATAACATCTCTGTATGATAAGTTTGAGAAAACAGGGATAAATCGAATGATGATTTTGATGCAGATCGACGATCTTCTAGGGGccgatttttgccctacgaaaaGGCCAAAGGACGCGATAACAGAGGGTTCTGGTCAGCGGATAGGGTTGTTCCCGATAGGAAAACTGACTGTGACCGAAATAACAGGTCATTGCAAGATAAAAGAGGTATCGGGTTCCCGGAATTTCACTTATCCCAAGTTGTCGAAGTATAATTTCTATGTCAGCATAGTGGGGCTGGTATCAACAATGAGAAACATCAAGGAAGCACGGTTTTCGAGGCTAATGAGGTCCGATTCTAGCtagagggatcctaatttatggtgAGAATATCATGGGACTAATGGCCACCGGACTAGGAACTGCCAACATCTGCGCGAGGAAGTAGCAACGCTGTTGAAAAATGGCAATCTCAGAGAATTCTTAAGcgaccgagctaagaacaattatagTCATGGCTGGAATGATGCAGAGCCCTCGAAGGCGGCGAAGACCCTCCTCGACTAACCATCGACATGATTTTTGGGGGGAATGAGATCAACGGTATAACCTGTTCGGCAGCAAAAAAGACAAAGGTATCAGTGACTCATAGTAAGAAACTTCGGGAAGTCGTCGAGGACGACATCACCTTCAGGGAAGTGGACACCGATGGACTTCTACTGCCATACAACAATGCCCTGGTCATTTCTCTTAGCGTTTTAGATTTCAAGATTAaatgtgttttggttgacccAGGAAGTTCAGCCAATATCATTCAATGGAGAGTGCTTGAACAAGCCAAACTAAATGGAAGCATCATTTTGGCAACAAAACTCCTCGCTGGGTTCAACTTAGGAAGTGTGACAACCCGATGGGAGAACTTGCTGCCCACGAATGCCGAAGGGGTCCTGAAAACTACCTTATTTGAAGTAGTAGAAGGCGACATAGGCTACAACATAATTTTTGGCAGACCATGGCTGCACGATATAAAGGATGTACCGTCAATATATCACCAACTTCTGAATTCCCCAACTCCAGAGGGAGTCAAACAGATAAGAGGAGATCAACCAGTGGCAAGGGAGATGAACACATTCTCGATTTCCAACAGTAAAGGGAAGGAACATGCAGCATAGCAATTATAGGAACCGACGCTTGCTCCTGAACTAAACGAAGATGACGAAGGATATGAGCCTTCAAAATCCCATCAGGTACCAAGATATTTTTAGGTACTGGAAAAAACGGACGCAACCAAGTCCACGGCGGAAGAACTTGAATAAGCGGCGTTGTTTGAGAAGTTTCTAAAAAGGAAGTTTCACTTGGGGACAGGAATAAAACCCGAGCTCAGGTCAgaatttattgaatttcttaaaactaatgctgattgttttgcctggtcgcACACGGATATTACAAGTATCCCGCTAGAGGTTTTCGTGCACATGCTAAGCCTAGACCCAATTCTTGGAGGAATTAGTGTAAAAATCCATAATCTGCAAAAGGTGATACGTGTTTTTTTAAGAAGATCAAATAGAGATGAAAGCAGAAAGGAGTTGAATGCAAAGAAGTTGAAAGAGTTTATGAAACTGGTAGAagtggaagaaggaaaatgaggcgTATAAGGAATATGAGGCTAAAatcgtggccatgattacctcgagaaccgaCAAAAATATTGCTAAATCGTGGAGTAACACATGTTCGATGTATTAAATGCGAAGAGACGTGTGTCTTATCAAGCGTCAGAAATCTTTCAGAAAGATTCAGAAAATTTACCGCCAAGAAAGGaatctttaccaacttcccggtgacacCAAGATGTGCCACCGGAAAGTTGTGGAACTatatgtatagggtaaaattagTTCATATTAAATGCTCGAATGACAAAGTGACACGTGGAACCAGGGGGCAGACGGAAGATGAAGCGAGTGGAAATCAAGACCGAGGACAATAGCTTCGGTTGGCACTGGGTAAATCCCTAAGAGAACATTGTCAATGAGAGCAAACAACTACTTGTCACCACATgccattcaatgaagaatattcctcagtATTAAATACGCAGCCGTTACAGATAATTTTGGCATTCATCACCTGCCATTACATATTCATTAGTGGCCCTCATTATTGTCACTTAATAGGGGCTTGATCCTatgaccttgttccctaggtataactataaatagtggaTTCAATAACAAttgtaacacacgaaaatctCGGAAAAAGTTATGCTACACACATTTCCAAgctaaataatactttattttctgtctaacGTTATTCCTATTGCTGCCTTTTAAAGCATTGCTCCCGAAACCAAGTTATCTTCTATTTTATCTCGATTACAATGCTAAGTTtcacattttatttaatttatttattatttttgggatcaaATCAATTCGTTTTTCTATATATCACGCTATAAATTCAACTGCACCGTTTTACAAGTAAATAAAATTGTTTATTGGCAAGTCTATTGTTCAACGATTTAACTAAGGGAAACTACCATCTATGTAtatttataagtagcttattacaaaaattgaccaatttattaaatattattaatattagccaaATGTTATCAATATttgccaattagctatttgtagctaAAAAATTATCAACTTGTTGCGTTTTTATTTAGTGGTgctattagaatagattgggtacatcttaacaagtttgaatctcagttttgggatgatttggcggGGTTTTGAGGTGATTAGAATTGAAAATTcgaattagaaaatgaaaaatgaaaaaattgatgtgtatcatttgtatatcacatatgtatcatatttgtatcaaatgtatatcacatgtatatacatgtatacctgtgtgtgtGATACATACATGATACATGTGTCGTAGAAGAATTTATTGAACttgattttaactacgaattttgataccaaatcagaaCAAATCATCTCCTATCttccacaaaaattatatattgtcccgtctatatatttttaatgaatttcaatTATACCTATTGAAAAAGTtctttttttgcttagatttttggaatcttttatatatatatatatatatatatatatatatatatatatatttcatcaccttatttgaaataactgaatataaagatgaaactcaaacctcaacatctgaaataaataaaaactgcgatttaaaatagttacaactcccaaaacccggaagaAATAAGACACAAGCTCTAAAAAAAAT is drawn from Nicotiana tabacum cultivar K326 chromosome 9, ASM71507v2, whole genome shotgun sequence and contains these coding sequences:
- the LOC142163797 gene encoding uncharacterized protein LOC142163797, which codes for MIFGGNEINGITCSAAKKTKVSVTHSKKLREVVEDDITFREVDTDGLLLPYNNALVISLSVLDFKIKCVLVDPGSSANIIQWRVLEQAKLNGSIILATKLLAGFNLGSVTTRWENLLPTNAEGVLKTTLFEVVEGDIGYNIIFGRPWLHDIKDVPSIYHQLLNSPTPEGVKQIRGDQPVAREMNTFSISNSKGKEHAA